One window from the genome of Tachypleus tridentatus isolate NWPU-2018 chromosome 11, ASM421037v1, whole genome shotgun sequence encodes:
- the LOC143232542 gene encoding G1/S-specific cyclin-D2-like, with protein MELLCCEESLGETKTYEDPVLYTDRVLQNSLLLEDRYTVTSSYFNCLQKELKPYMRKLVATWMWEVCENEKCRQDVFSLAVNCLDRFLSVVKIRKSQLQLVGAVCLFLASKVRQARAISAEKLCAYTDNSVTLEELLNWELLVLSRLKWDISAVIPNDFVEPILQRLPLVTGTEVARNHAETFIAFCFIDFNFSLYPPSMVAAASVGAAVQGLLWLNKQWSSQNELLTRLHQILGIEVDCLRHCLEQIESMVASPSGKSSNKLEAVVVIDGENVKPDTPTDVQDVHF; from the exons ATGGAACTTCTATGCTGCGAAGAAAGTTTGGGGGAAACAAAAACCTACGAAGATCCTGTGTTATATACTGATCGAGTTTTGCAAAATTCGTTACTGTTAGAAGATAGGTACACGGTCACGTCGTCCTATTTTAATTGTCTTCAAAAGGAACTCAAACCTTATATGAGAAAACTAGTTGCAACTTGGATGTGGGAG GTTTGTGAAAACGAAAAATGTCGACAAGACGTTTTTTCTTTGGCCGTTAACTGCTTGGACAGGTTTCTCTCTGTTGTTAAAATTCGAAAAAGTCAGCTACAACTTGTCGGTGCTGTTTGTCTGTTCCTAGCGTCGAAAGTACGGCAAGCAAGAGCCATCTCAGCAGAAAAACTCTGTGCCTATACAGACAACTCTGTCACTTTGGAAGAGCTTCTG aattgGGAGCTTCTTGTTCTCAGTAGGCTTAAATGGGATATATCAGCTGTCATTCCCAATGACTTCGTAGAACCGATTCTACAGAGGCTCCCTCTAGTTACGGGAACAGAAGTAGCAAGAAACCACGCCGAAACTTTCATCGCTTTTTGTTTCATAG ATTTCAATTTTTCTCTGTATCCACCATCGATGGTTGCTGCTGCCAGTGTGGGTGCAGCTGTTCAGGGCTTGTTGTGGTTGAATAAGCAATGGTCTTCTCAGAATGAACTCTTGACAAGGCTGCATCAAATCTTAGGGATTGAAGTG GATTGCCTTCGTCACTGCCTCGAACAGATTGAAAGTATGGTGGCGTCCCCTTCAGGCAAAAGCTCCAATAAACTGGAAGCTGTTGTGGTAATTGACGGGGAAAATGTTAAACCAGACACTCCAACAGACGTTCAAGATGTCCACTTTTAA